A window from Bordetella petrii encodes these proteins:
- a CDS encoding efflux transporter outer membrane subunit, producing the protein MKSLVPMVLLLALGGCAWMAPTSEPVAQLDAARLGLQGTSVTWPDTQWWRRYGDAQLDTLVGEALANNPSMTAAQARLAQANAAVRGARAPLFPQVDANYSLTRQHLPENYIYQPPLAGGVSSDNRLALDFSYELDFWGKNRSLLDAAVSQQAAAQADAQAARNLLARAVVRSYLNLQNAFAQHEVLQRILAQRADVLKLTQDRRNAGLDTLVEVKQAESSLATAKVELTQVDTTIAQLRNQAAALAGAGPARGQQLRPVTLAAPAGVVPDSVPLDLLGHRADITAARWRAEAARHNVDAARAEFYPNINLVAFAGFQAIGTGNLLEAGSRTLGIGPAITLPIFHGGALNANLAGRRADADLAVSDYNQNVLDAVHQVADALDALRLLGRETTQQRQARTAIDAAYDLAVQRYRAGMGNYLTVLVAQTGVLAQARLDTDLRFRAYQLDADLAYALGGGYTPPAADGQASSSSH; encoded by the coding sequence ATGAAATCCCTAGTTCCCATGGTTCTGCTGCTGGCCCTGGGCGGCTGCGCCTGGATGGCCCCCACCAGCGAGCCCGTGGCCCAGCTCGACGCGGCCCGGCTCGGGCTGCAGGGCACGTCTGTCACCTGGCCCGACACCCAGTGGTGGCGCCGCTACGGCGACGCCCAGCTCGACACGCTGGTGGGCGAGGCCCTGGCCAACAACCCGTCAATGACGGCGGCCCAGGCCCGCCTGGCCCAGGCCAACGCCGCCGTGCGCGGCGCCCGCGCGCCGCTGTTTCCGCAGGTGGACGCCAATTACAGCCTGACCCGCCAGCACCTGCCCGAGAACTACATCTACCAGCCGCCGCTGGCCGGCGGCGTCAGTTCCGACAACCGCCTGGCGCTCGACTTCAGCTACGAGCTGGACTTCTGGGGCAAGAACCGTTCCCTGCTCGACGCTGCCGTTTCGCAACAGGCCGCGGCCCAGGCCGATGCCCAGGCGGCGCGCAACCTGCTGGCGCGCGCCGTGGTGCGCAGCTACCTGAACCTGCAGAACGCCTTTGCCCAGCACGAAGTGCTGCAGCGCATCCTGGCCCAGCGCGCGGATGTCCTCAAGCTGACGCAGGACCGCCGGAACGCCGGGCTGGACACGCTGGTCGAGGTCAAGCAGGCTGAATCGTCATTGGCAACCGCCAAGGTCGAACTGACCCAGGTCGACACCACCATCGCGCAGCTGCGCAACCAGGCCGCGGCGCTGGCGGGCGCCGGGCCAGCGCGCGGCCAGCAGCTGCGGCCCGTGACGCTGGCCGCGCCGGCCGGCGTGGTGCCCGACAGCGTGCCGCTGGATCTGCTGGGCCATCGCGCCGACATCACGGCGGCCCGCTGGCGCGCCGAGGCGGCCCGCCACAACGTCGACGCGGCGCGCGCCGAGTTCTACCCCAACATCAACCTGGTGGCATTCGCCGGCTTCCAGGCCATCGGCACCGGCAACCTGCTCGAGGCCGGCAGCCGCACCCTGGGCATCGGTCCCGCCATCACCCTGCCCATCTTCCATGGCGGCGCGCTCAACGCCAACCTCGCCGGCCGGCGCGCCGATGCCGACCTGGCGGTGTCCGACTACAACCAGAACGTGCTCGACGCGGTGCATCAGGTGGCCGACGCGCTGGATGCGCTGCGCCTGCTCGGCCGCGAGACCACCCAGCAGCGCCAGGCCCGCACGGCGATCGACGCCGCCTATGACCTGGCCGTGCAGCGGTATCGCGCCGGCATGGGCAACTACCTGACCGTGCTGGTGGCCCAGACCGGCGTGCTGGCCCAGGCCCGCCTGGACACCGACCTGCGCTTCCGCGCCTACCAGCTCGATGCCGACCTCGCCTATGCGCTGGGCGGCGGCTACACGCCGCCCGCCGCCGATGGCCAGGCCTCGTCTTCTTCTCATTGA
- the htpX gene encoding protease HtpX, translated as MKRIFLFIVTNLAVMVVLSATLRVLGVDRYITAQGINFQSLLILSVVIGFTGSFISLLISKPMAKWSTGAQVIDPAAPRGAREAWLVETVHQLADRAGIGHPEVAIYEGPPNAFATGAFKNDSLVAVSTGLLDSMTEEEVAAVLGHEVAHIANGDMVTLTLIQGVVNTFVVFLARVVGYFIDRTVFRNERGVGAGYFITVLVCEIVFGLLASIIVAWFSRQREYRADAGSAQLMGSREPMMRALARLGGLEPGELPKSFEASGIAGKGGLGAIFASHPPIQARIAALQQMRVA; from the coding sequence ATGAAACGCATCTTCCTGTTCATCGTCACCAACCTGGCCGTCATGGTCGTGTTGTCGGCCACGCTGCGCGTCCTGGGCGTCGACCGCTACATCACCGCGCAGGGCATCAATTTCCAGTCGCTGCTGATCCTGTCGGTGGTCATCGGCTTCACGGGCTCCTTCATCTCGCTGCTGATCAGCAAGCCCATGGCCAAATGGAGCACCGGCGCCCAGGTTATCGACCCCGCCGCGCCGCGCGGCGCGCGCGAGGCCTGGCTGGTCGAAACCGTGCACCAGCTGGCCGACCGCGCCGGCATCGGCCATCCCGAAGTCGCCATCTACGAAGGCCCGCCCAATGCATTCGCCACCGGCGCATTCAAGAACGACTCGCTGGTGGCCGTGTCCACCGGGCTGCTCGACAGCATGACCGAAGAAGAAGTCGCCGCCGTGCTGGGCCATGAAGTCGCGCACATCGCCAACGGCGACATGGTCACGCTTACGCTCATCCAGGGCGTGGTCAACACCTTCGTGGTGTTTCTGGCCCGCGTGGTGGGGTACTTCATCGACCGCACCGTGTTCCGCAACGAGCGCGGCGTGGGCGCCGGCTATTTCATTACCGTGCTGGTCTGTGAAATCGTCTTCGGCCTGCTGGCCTCGATCATCGTTGCCTGGTTCTCGCGCCAGCGCGAATACCGCGCCGACGCCGGCTCGGCCCAGCTGATGGGTTCGCGCGAACCCATGATGCGCGCCCTGGCGCGCCTGGGCGGCCTGGAACCGGGCGAACTGCCCAAGTCGTTCGAGGCCTCGGGCATTGCCGGCAAGGGCGGGCTGGGGGCCATTTTCGCCTCGCACCCGCCCATCCAGGCCCGCATCGCCGCCCTGCAGCAAATGCGCGTGGCGTAA
- a CDS encoding DMT family transporter yields MNRPARSWSPTFASSRALGFFLATLGAVLFAAKAIVVKLTYRYGIDAVTLIAFRMLFAMPFFAAVAWRESRRAARGELPVLSRRERVQVCLLGLLGYYFSSFLDFLGLRYVSASLERLILFLSPTLVVLLSAWWLKRPVAPRQWVAMVASYLGVILVFAQDLRHGAGSHVALGALFIFGSALSYAVYLICSGELVKRVGATRLVAYAMLVSCLACIVQFFLVHPPSMLAQPAGVYGYSFVHATLNTVVPVFMLMWAVALVGAPTASLLGMVGPVSVLFLAAWLLGEPITAWQLAGTALVLVGVFVLMGGRSRAGAGG; encoded by the coding sequence ATGAATCGCCCAGCCAGGTCTTGGTCGCCGACCTTCGCCTCTTCCCGCGCCCTCGGTTTCTTCCTGGCCACGCTGGGCGCCGTGCTGTTCGCGGCCAAGGCCATCGTGGTGAAACTCACCTACCGGTATGGCATCGACGCCGTCACCCTGATCGCGTTCCGCATGCTGTTCGCCATGCCGTTCTTCGCGGCGGTGGCCTGGCGCGAATCGCGGCGGGCGGCGCGCGGCGAGTTGCCGGTGCTGAGCCGGCGCGAGCGCGTGCAGGTCTGCCTGCTGGGCCTGCTGGGCTATTACTTTTCCAGTTTTCTCGACTTCCTGGGGCTGCGCTATGTATCGGCCAGCCTCGAGCGGCTGATCCTGTTCCTGTCGCCCACGCTGGTGGTGCTGCTGTCGGCGTGGTGGCTGAAGCGCCCGGTGGCGCCGCGCCAGTGGGTGGCCATGGTGGCGTCGTACCTGGGCGTGATCCTGGTGTTCGCGCAAGACCTGAGGCATGGCGCGGGTTCCCACGTGGCGCTCGGGGCCTTGTTCATTTTCGGGTCGGCGCTCAGCTATGCTGTGTACTTGATCTGTTCGGGCGAGCTGGTCAAGCGGGTGGGCGCGACCCGCCTGGTGGCCTATGCCATGCTGGTGTCCTGCCTGGCCTGCATCGTCCAGTTCTTCCTGGTGCATCCGCCATCGATGCTGGCCCAGCCGGCCGGCGTCTATGGCTATTCGTTCGTTCACGCCACGCTGAATACCGTGGTGCCCGTGTTCATGCTGATGTGGGCCGTGGCCCTGGTGGGCGCACCTACCGCGTCGCTGCTGGGCATGGTGGGGCCGGTGTCGGTGCTGTTCCTGGCGGCATGGCTGCTGGGCGAGCCCATTACCGCCTGGCAGCTGGCGGGCACGGCCCTGGTGCTGGTCGGCGTGTTCGTGCTGATGGGCGGGCGCAGCCGGGCGGGGGCGGGCGGATGA
- a CDS encoding quinone oxidoreductase family protein: protein MASNLVKAVRIEQHGGPEVLKVVDVEVPPPAPNEVTIRQHVAGLNFIDIYYRTGLYPHPLPHGLGFEAAGVVEAVGADVAHLKKGDRVAYGQSPIGAYAQARNVPAAQVVKLPKGVDFDEAAALMLKGLTVQYLFRQTYRLQGNETILFHAAAGGVGLIACQWAKALGVKLIGTVSSPEKAELARANGAWQTIDYSRENVVERVLELTGGKKVPVVYDGVGKDTWETSLDCIEPRGLMVSFGNASGPVSGVNLATLNQKGCLYVTRPSLGLHVNTQAKLNAAAAEMFDLVLKKKIKVRIDQRYSLEQAGQAQTALAARKTTGATVLTLD, encoded by the coding sequence ATGGCCAGCAATCTCGTCAAGGCAGTCCGTATCGAACAACATGGCGGGCCCGAAGTCCTGAAAGTCGTCGACGTCGAAGTCCCGCCGCCGGCCCCCAACGAGGTCACCATCCGCCAGCATGTGGCGGGCCTGAACTTTATCGACATCTATTACCGCACCGGCCTGTATCCCCACCCGCTGCCGCACGGCCTGGGTTTCGAGGCCGCCGGCGTGGTCGAAGCGGTGGGGGCCGACGTGGCCCACCTGAAGAAAGGCGACCGCGTGGCCTACGGGCAGAGCCCTATCGGCGCCTACGCCCAGGCCCGCAACGTGCCGGCCGCCCAGGTCGTCAAGCTGCCCAAGGGGGTGGATTTCGACGAGGCCGCGGCGCTGATGCTCAAGGGCCTGACCGTGCAGTACCTGTTTCGCCAGACATACCGCCTGCAGGGCAATGAAACCATTCTGTTCCATGCGGCCGCCGGCGGCGTGGGGCTGATTGCCTGCCAATGGGCCAAGGCGCTGGGCGTGAAGCTGATCGGCACCGTTTCCAGCCCCGAGAAGGCCGAGCTGGCGCGCGCCAACGGCGCCTGGCAGACCATCGATTATTCGCGCGAGAACGTAGTCGAGCGCGTGCTGGAACTGACCGGCGGCAAGAAGGTGCCGGTGGTGTACGACGGCGTGGGCAAAGACACCTGGGAAACCTCGCTGGACTGCATCGAGCCGCGCGGGCTGATGGTCAGTTTCGGCAATGCGTCGGGGCCGGTGTCGGGCGTGAACCTGGCCACGCTGAATCAGAAGGGCTGCCTGTACGTGACGCGTCCGTCGCTGGGGCTGCACGTGAACACGCAGGCCAAGCTGAACGCCGCCGCTGCCGAGATGTTCGATCTGGTGTTGAAGAAGAAGATCAAGGTGCGCATCGACCAGCGCTACAGCCTGGAGCAAGCCGGCCAGGCGCAGACTGCGCTGGCCGCCCGCAAGACCACCGGCGCCACCGTGCTGACGCTGGACTGA
- a CDS encoding HlyD family efflux transporter periplasmic adaptor subunit → MTATPVANPARKRLLLIAAGVFILLAILYAIWWALFGSRVESTDDAYVHGNLVQITPQVPGTVIAIEAGDTEHVRAGQPLVRLDPSDADVALQQAEAQLAQTVRQVRTLYAQNDSLAADVNVRQADIERAQADLSRAQADLKRRQALAKSGGVSGEELLHAQTALKSAQSGLAQAKAALAAAQARLATNQALTDNTTVADHPDVRQAAARLRDAWLGRSRTVLPAPVDGLIARRSVQVGQRVAPGAALMNVVPLDQVWVEANFKEGQLRRMHPGQSATLVADMYGSSVTYHGTVVGLDAGTGSAFALLPAQNATGNWIKVVQRVPVRIELDPEELKTHPLRVGLSMDVEVDVSQGGDELAPLPQRHEPAWSTKAFADPQAEADALIAKIIKANLAS, encoded by the coding sequence ATGACCGCAACTCCCGTAGCCAACCCCGCCCGCAAACGCCTGCTGCTGATCGCCGCCGGCGTGTTCATTCTGCTGGCGATCCTGTACGCCATCTGGTGGGCATTGTTCGGTTCCCGCGTGGAAAGCACGGACGACGCCTACGTGCACGGCAACCTGGTGCAGATCACGCCGCAAGTGCCCGGCACCGTCATCGCCATCGAGGCCGGCGATACCGAGCACGTGCGCGCCGGCCAGCCGCTGGTGCGGCTGGACCCGTCCGACGCCGACGTGGCGCTGCAGCAGGCCGAAGCCCAGCTGGCGCAAACCGTGCGCCAGGTGCGCACGCTGTATGCGCAGAACGATTCCCTGGCGGCCGACGTCAATGTCCGGCAGGCCGATATCGAACGCGCCCAGGCCGATCTGAGCCGCGCCCAGGCCGACTTGAAGCGCCGCCAGGCGCTGGCCAAGTCCGGCGGCGTCAGCGGCGAAGAATTGCTGCACGCCCAGACCGCCCTGAAATCCGCCCAGTCGGGGCTGGCCCAGGCCAAGGCAGCGCTGGCCGCTGCGCAGGCCCGGCTGGCCACCAACCAGGCCCTGACCGACAACACCACGGTGGCCGACCATCCCGACGTGCGGCAGGCCGCGGCCAGGCTGCGCGATGCATGGCTGGGCCGCTCGCGCACGGTGCTGCCCGCGCCGGTGGACGGCCTGATCGCGCGCCGCAGTGTGCAAGTCGGCCAGCGCGTGGCGCCGGGCGCAGCGCTCATGAACGTGGTGCCGCTGGACCAGGTGTGGGTCGAGGCCAACTTCAAGGAAGGCCAGCTGCGCCGCATGCATCCCGGGCAATCCGCCACCCTGGTCGCCGACATGTACGGCAGCTCGGTCACGTACCACGGTACGGTGGTGGGTCTGGACGCCGGCACGGGCAGCGCCTTCGCGCTGCTGCCGGCGCAGAATGCCACCGGCAACTGGATCAAGGTCGTGCAACGCGTGCCGGTGCGCATCGAGCTCGATCCCGAAGAGCTGAAGACGCATCCGCTGCGGGTCGGCCTGTCGATGGACGTCGAAGTCGACGTCAGCCAGGGCGGCGACGAGCTCGCCCCGCTGCCGCAGCGCCATGAGCCGGCCTGGTCCACCAAGGCCTTCGCCGATCCGCAGGCCGAGGCCGACGCCCTGATCGCCAAAATCATCAAGGCCAACCTGGCATCATGA
- a CDS encoding aromatic ring-hydroxylating oxygenase subunit alpha: MTDVGRMAHVVPARTQLPVSAYFDEARFKREQELIFKQSSLYVGHQKLVPEIGDWRTLPQEDGGRVLVRNAQGVELISNVCRHRQALMLGGQAGNVSGPAPGQGNLKETGGNIVCPLHRWTYNNRGELLGAPQFDSTPCMNLQRFRLRDCHGLLFEGPRDPQADLAPLFARPEFDFGDYVLDHVEVHQCNYNWKTFIEVYLEDYHVGPFHPGLGRFVTCDDLSWEFADWYSLQRVGVHKALAQPGSDVYKQWHDRVLDYRAGDAPDFGAVWVTYFPTHMIELYPHVLVLSTLYPKSPQETVNVVEFYYPEEIVAFEREFVEAQRAAYMETAVEDDEIAERMDAGRKALMLRGTNEAGPYQSPMEDGMQHFHEWYRRIMQE, from the coding sequence ATGACCGACGTTGGTCGGATGGCGCATGTCGTGCCGGCTCGCACCCAGCTTCCCGTCAGTGCGTATTTTGACGAAGCCCGCTTCAAGCGCGAGCAAGAACTCATCTTCAAGCAATCCTCGCTGTATGTCGGCCACCAGAAACTGGTGCCTGAAATCGGCGATTGGCGCACCCTGCCCCAGGAAGACGGCGGGCGCGTACTGGTGCGCAACGCCCAGGGCGTCGAACTGATCTCGAACGTCTGCCGCCACCGTCAGGCCCTGATGCTGGGCGGCCAGGCGGGCAATGTCAGCGGCCCCGCGCCCGGGCAGGGCAACCTGAAAGAAACCGGCGGCAACATCGTCTGCCCCCTGCACCGCTGGACATACAACAACCGCGGCGAGCTGCTGGGCGCCCCGCAGTTCGACTCCACGCCCTGCATGAACCTGCAGCGCTTCCGCCTGCGCGACTGCCACGGCCTGCTGTTCGAAGGCCCGCGCGATCCGCAGGCCGACCTGGCGCCGCTGTTCGCGCGGCCCGAGTTCGATTTCGGCGACTACGTGCTGGACCACGTCGAAGTGCACCAGTGCAACTACAACTGGAAGACCTTCATCGAGGTCTACCTCGAGGACTACCACGTCGGGCCGTTCCACCCGGGCCTGGGCCGCTTCGTCACCTGCGACGACCTCAGCTGGGAATTCGCCGACTGGTACAGCCTGCAGCGCGTGGGCGTGCACAAGGCGCTGGCCCAGCCCGGCTCCGACGTCTACAAGCAGTGGCACGATCGCGTGCTCGATTACCGGGCCGGCGACGCCCCCGATTTCGGCGCGGTGTGGGTGACATACTTCCCCACCCACATGATCGAGCTCTACCCGCACGTGCTGGTGCTGTCCACGCTGTACCCCAAGAGCCCGCAGGAAACCGTCAACGTGGTCGAGTTCTACTACCCCGAAGAAATCGTCGCCTTCGAGCGCGAGTTCGTCGAGGCGCAGCGCGCGGCCTACATGGAAACCGCCGTCGAAGACGACGAGATCGCCGAACGCATGGACGCGGGCCGCAAGGCCCTGATGCTGCGCGGCACCAACGAAGCCGGCCCGTACCAGTCGCCCATGGAAGACGGCATGCAGCACTTCCACGAATGGTATCGCCGCATTATGCAAGAGTAG
- a CDS encoding DMT family transporter, which produces MQALWMLVASAMFAMMGSFVKLATEHGASLPQIVLFRGFPSVILLLLWARAGRQSIVPTSWRLHLWRNVAGVTSMWLGFFAISHLPLATATSLNYTAPLFIACWMLGWGGAQRDPVRIAAVALGFAGVIAVLRPSINHDQWLAALFGLGAGAMSAVAMLQIRQLGRIGEPEWRTVLFFSLGVCLSSMAGLAVEGWGYADLLGYAALVGVGVAGLFGQLAMTRAFGVGSALLTAALQYSTIIFAALLGMGFWGDRPDTLAWAGMGLIIMAGLLSVWRTMRMPPES; this is translated from the coding sequence ATGCAGGCTCTTTGGATGTTGGTGGCGTCCGCCATGTTCGCCATGATGGGGTCGTTCGTGAAGCTGGCCACCGAGCACGGCGCTTCATTGCCCCAGATCGTGCTTTTCCGCGGTTTTCCGTCTGTCATCCTGCTGCTGCTGTGGGCGCGCGCCGGGCGGCAGTCGATCGTGCCCACCAGTTGGCGGCTGCATCTGTGGCGCAATGTGGCGGGCGTCACTTCGATGTGGCTGGGTTTTTTCGCCATTTCGCACCTGCCCCTGGCCACCGCCACCAGCCTGAATTACACGGCGCCGCTGTTCATCGCCTGCTGGATGCTGGGCTGGGGCGGGGCGCAGCGCGACCCCGTGCGCATCGCCGCCGTGGCCCTGGGGTTTGCCGGCGTGATTGCCGTCTTGCGCCCCAGCATCAACCATGACCAGTGGCTGGCCGCGCTGTTCGGCCTGGGCGCCGGCGCCATGTCGGCGGTGGCCATGCTGCAGATCCGCCAGCTGGGCCGCATCGGCGAGCCCGAATGGCGCACCGTGCTGTTCTTTTCGCTGGGGGTGTGCCTGAGCAGCATGGCCGGCCTGGCCGTCGAGGGCTGGGGCTACGCCGACCTGCTGGGCTATGCCGCGCTGGTGGGAGTGGGGGTGGCCGGGCTGTTCGGGCAATTGGCCATGACGCGGGCGTTCGGAGTCGGTTCGGCCCTGTTGACGGCCGCGCTGCAGTATTCCACGATCATATTTGCCGCGCTGCTGGGCATGGGTTTCTGGGGCGACCGGCCCGACACCCTGGCCTGGGCAGGCATGGGCCTGATCATCATGGCGGGCCTGCTGTCGGTATGGCGCACCATGCGCATGCCGCCCGAGTCCTGA
- a CDS encoding MarR family winged helix-turn-helix transcriptional regulator, whose amino-acid sequence MSSTRPPASSDTPVHYRGTARCTDDNIGFMVKLVYNSLNRMLDLEMAPLGLTAMQWRPIAMVARGSADTPAEMARLHGVDTGAMTRTLDRLEAKGLLRRARSHEDRRVVKIELTELGQEKAKAIPANIARVLNHHLRGFSTDEVAQLQHLLGRMLANGTPAGTPEP is encoded by the coding sequence ATGAGCTCTACCCGCCCGCCCGCTTCGTCCGACACCCCGGTGCATTACCGGGGCACTGCGCGCTGCACCGACGACAACATCGGCTTCATGGTCAAGCTGGTGTACAACTCGCTCAACCGCATGCTCGATCTCGAAATGGCGCCGCTGGGCCTCACGGCCATGCAGTGGCGGCCCATCGCCATGGTGGCGCGCGGCAGCGCTGACACGCCGGCCGAAATGGCGCGCCTGCACGGCGTCGATACCGGCGCCATGACCCGCACCCTCGACCGCCTCGAGGCCAAGGGCCTGCTGCGCCGCGCCCGCAGCCATGAAGACCGCCGGGTGGTCAAGATCGAACTCACCGAGCTGGGGCAGGAAAAGGCCAAGGCCATTCCCGCCAACATCGCCCGGGTACTCAACCACCACCTGCGCGGGTTTTCCACCGACGAAGTCGCCCAGCTGCAGCACCTGCTGGGTCGCATGCTGGCCAACGGCACGCCCGCGGGCACCCCGGAACCCTGA
- a CDS encoding sulfurtransferase encodes MTMTLISAADLAGRLQSPDVRIFDVRHDLADHAAGRRAYEQGHIPGARYLDHETELAAPRTGSNGRHPLPSRADLAALMAAHGVQPDTLVVAYDASGGMFAAHLWWMLRWLGHERVAVLDGGWQGWVAAGLPVGTDAVAAESGSGAAPAGPSLAETVDADAVLANLAQPAFTVLDARAANRYRGEVEPMDPVAGHIPGALNRPNGENLQADGRFKPPGQLRAEFASLLGDRDPRAVVHQCGSGITACHNLLAMEIAGLAGSRLYPGSWSEWCSDPARPVARGA; translated from the coding sequence ATGACCATGACGCTGATTTCCGCCGCCGACCTGGCCGGTCGCCTGCAGTCGCCCGACGTGCGCATTTTCGACGTGCGCCACGATCTGGCCGATCACGCGGCCGGCCGGCGCGCCTACGAGCAGGGCCATATTCCCGGCGCGCGCTACCTGGACCACGAAACCGAGCTGGCCGCGCCGCGCACCGGCAGCAATGGCCGGCATCCGCTGCCGTCGCGCGCCGACCTGGCGGCGCTGATGGCCGCCCACGGCGTGCAGCCCGATACCCTGGTGGTGGCGTACGATGCCAGCGGCGGCATGTTCGCCGCGCATCTGTGGTGGATGTTGCGCTGGCTGGGCCACGAGCGCGTGGCGGTGCTGGACGGCGGCTGGCAGGGCTGGGTCGCGGCCGGGCTGCCGGTCGGCACCGATGCCGTCGCGGCCGAGTCGGGCTCCGGGGCGGCGCCGGCCGGCCCGTCGCTGGCCGAAACCGTGGATGCCGACGCGGTGCTGGCCAATCTGGCGCAGCCGGCCTTCACCGTGCTCGACGCACGCGCGGCGAACCGCTACCGGGGCGAGGTCGAACCCATGGACCCGGTGGCCGGGCACATTCCCGGCGCGCTGAACCGCCCCAATGGCGAAAACCTGCAGGCCGACGGCCGCTTCAAGCCGCCCGGGCAGTTGCGCGCCGAATTCGCGAGCCTGCTGGGCGATCGCGATCCGCGCGCGGTGGTGCACCAGTGCGGTTCGGGCATTACCGCCTGCCACAACCTGCTGGCCATGGAGATCGCCGGATTGGCGGGCTCGCGCCTGTATCCCGGGTCCTGGAGCGAATGGTGCAGCGACCCGGCCCGCCCGGTGGCGCGCGGCGCCTGA
- a CDS encoding phosphonate degradation HD-domain oxygenase, which yields MAFTLQDIEQLFVERGHRAYDGEPVTQLQHALQTAALAEQAGAAPALITACLLHDLGHLIADRPGTPSLDGLDDKHQYFVLPFLRGLFGAAVLDPIRLHVEAKRYLCFVEPDYDAVLSADSRRSLVLQGGSFDAGQAVDFASMPGAPDAIRLRRWDDMAKTPGLATESLDYYLHIAEGVASPSRQPAAIW from the coding sequence ATGGCTTTTACCCTGCAAGATATCGAACAGCTGTTCGTGGAGCGCGGGCACCGCGCCTACGACGGCGAACCCGTCACCCAGCTGCAGCATGCGCTGCAAACGGCCGCCCTGGCCGAGCAGGCCGGCGCGGCGCCGGCGCTGATCACCGCCTGCCTGCTGCACGACCTGGGCCACCTGATCGCCGACCGGCCCGGCACGCCCTCGCTGGACGGCCTGGACGACAAGCACCAGTATTTCGTGCTGCCCTTCCTGCGCGGTCTGTTCGGCGCCGCCGTGCTCGACCCGATCCGGCTGCACGTCGAGGCCAAGCGCTACCTGTGCTTCGTGGAGCCCGATTACGACGCCGTGCTGTCGGCGGATTCGCGCCGCAGCCTGGTGCTGCAGGGCGGCAGCTTCGATGCCGGCCAGGCGGTCGATTTCGCCAGCATGCCAGGCGCGCCGGACGCCATCCGGCTGCGCCGCTGGGACGACATGGCCAAGACGCCCGGCCTGGCCACGGAATCGCTGGATTACTACCTGCACATCGCCGAAGGCGTGGCGAGCCCCAGCCGGCAGCCCGCCGCCATCTGGTAG
- a CDS encoding DMT family transporter has protein sequence MTRQRALVYIHFAAVLFGLTGVFGELIQAGATVITLGRAAFAVLALAGFARAQRRPLFSTLSPAQLFILIVAGCLLAAHWVTFFISVKTGGIAIATLGFASFPAFITLLEGVLFRERVRLAEWSLLGLVTAGLVLVTPSFDFADQGTIGLAWGILSGLSFALLALTNRRSAAGLDPMQVACWQNIVVVLAMLPFATSQLPALAALDWLWLGLLGIFCTGLSHYLFVSSLTRLNARSAGLVIALEPVYAIAFAWLLFAQQPTLRMAAGAALIVAAIVWSGLRKAPH, from the coding sequence ATGACTCGCCAACGCGCCCTCGTCTATATCCATTTTGCCGCCGTGCTGTTCGGCCTGACCGGCGTGTTCGGCGAACTGATCCAGGCCGGCGCCACGGTCATCACCCTGGGGCGGGCCGCCTTCGCCGTGCTGGCGCTGGCGGGGTTCGCGCGGGCCCAGCGCCGGCCATTGTTCAGCACCCTGTCGCCCGCGCAATTGTTCATCCTGATCGTGGCCGGCTGCCTGCTGGCCGCGCACTGGGTCACCTTTTTCATCTCGGTCAAGACCGGCGGCATCGCCATTGCGACGCTGGGTTTCGCCAGTTTTCCCGCCTTTATCACCCTGCTAGAGGGCGTGCTGTTCCGCGAACGCGTGCGGCTGGCCGAATGGTCGCTGCTGGGCCTGGTCACGGCCGGCCTGGTGCTGGTGACCCCGTCGTTCGATTTCGCCGACCAGGGCACCATCGGCCTGGCGTGGGGCATTCTGTCGGGCCTGTCGTTCGCCCTGCTGGCCCTGACCAACCGTCGTTCCGCCGCAGGCCTGGATCCGATGCAGGTCGCCTGCTGGCAGAACATCGTGGTGGTGCTGGCCATGCTGCCCTTCGCCACCAGCCAGCTGCCGGCGCTGGCCGCGCTCGACTGGCTCTGGCTGGGGCTGCTGGGCATATTCTGCACAGGCCTGTCGCACTACTTGTTCGTCTCCAGCCTGACCCGGCTCAACGCGCGCAGCGCGGGGCTGGTCATCGCGCTGGAACCGGTCTATGCCATCGCGTTCGCCTGGCTGCTGTTCGCCCAGCAGCCCACGCTGCGCATGGCGGCCGGCGCCGCCCTGATCGTGGCCGCCATCGTCTGGTCGGGCTTGCGCAAGGCCCCGCACTAG